A single Natronorubrum sediminis DNA region contains:
- a CDS encoding ATP-binding protein, which translates to MSDQREILVGETADSSDLQLPVVELLTGRGFVTGKSGSGKSNTASVIAEELLEAGFPLLIVDTDGEYYGLKEEYEMLHAGADEECDIQIGPEHAEQMATLALEENVPVILDVSGYLDEDVADELLRKIARQLFVKEKKMKKPFLLVVEEVHEYIPEGGGVGETGNLLIKISKRGRKHGLGILGISQRPADVKKDFITQANWLVWHRLTWDNDTKVVGRIIDTEYSELVSDLNDGQAFVQTDWTERDVRKVQFRRKRTFDAGATPGLDDFERPELKSVSDALVGDLQHISERKEREENRVVELENELEKKEKRIETLEDELESARDVSSAAKQMADALTRKETMQTKLGGGGNDEEMRRLHEEIVDLETERDELAETVEAREERIETLEQTLESRTDAVERLREANDHLQDRVRDLTHKRERSEQVANAETDGAESEIVLADGDDIEFGYTSVEPQSSADDPEEITTATPPEPPEAVFEGEWIDETLDRVADQSQCSVTTARRALVVLAREDPLESKTVASAVGRSTVAVQGMLSELRTEGLLDRPAERTYTLSTDVRSKLHTMASEE; encoded by the coding sequence GTGAGCGACCAGCGGGAAATCCTCGTCGGCGAGACGGCCGACAGTTCGGATCTTCAACTTCCAGTCGTCGAACTTCTGACTGGCCGCGGATTCGTTACCGGGAAATCTGGTTCCGGGAAGTCCAACACGGCGTCGGTGATCGCCGAAGAGTTGCTCGAGGCGGGATTTCCACTTCTCATCGTCGACACGGACGGCGAGTACTACGGGCTAAAAGAGGAGTACGAGATGCTCCACGCGGGAGCCGACGAAGAGTGTGACATCCAGATCGGCCCGGAACACGCCGAACAGATGGCGACGCTGGCACTCGAGGAAAACGTTCCCGTCATCCTCGACGTGTCGGGGTACCTCGACGAAGACGTCGCAGACGAACTGCTCCGGAAGATCGCCCGGCAGTTGTTCGTCAAAGAAAAGAAGATGAAAAAGCCGTTTCTCCTAGTCGTCGAGGAAGTCCACGAGTACATTCCGGAGGGTGGGGGCGTCGGCGAAACGGGGAATTTGCTGATCAAAATCAGTAAGCGCGGACGCAAACACGGGCTGGGAATTCTCGGCATCAGTCAGCGCCCGGCGGACGTCAAGAAGGATTTCATCACCCAGGCGAACTGGCTCGTCTGGCACCGGCTGACGTGGGACAACGACACGAAAGTCGTCGGCCGAATCATCGATACCGAGTACTCCGAACTCGTTTCGGATCTCAACGACGGACAGGCGTTCGTCCAGACGGACTGGACCGAGCGGGACGTGCGAAAGGTCCAGTTCCGGCGCAAGCGAACGTTCGACGCCGGTGCGACACCCGGACTCGACGACTTCGAGCGGCCGGAACTCAAGTCGGTCTCCGATGCACTCGTCGGTGACCTCCAGCACATCTCCGAACGAAAGGAACGCGAGGAAAATCGGGTCGTCGAACTCGAGAACGAACTCGAGAAGAAAGAAAAACGGATCGAGACCCTCGAGGACGAACTCGAGTCGGCACGGGACGTCTCCAGTGCGGCGAAGCAGATGGCAGACGCGCTGACGCGAAAGGAGACGATGCAGACCAAACTCGGTGGTGGCGGGAACGACGAAGAGATGCGTCGGTTGCACGAGGAGATCGTCGACCTCGAGACCGAGCGAGACGAACTCGCAGAGACGGTCGAAGCGCGCGAGGAGCGAATCGAAACGCTCGAACAGACGCTCGAGTCTCGAACGGACGCGGTGGAACGACTCCGCGAGGCGAACGACCACTTACAAGATCGCGTGCGCGACCTCACGCACAAACGCGAGCGCAGCGAGCAGGTGGCGAACGCCGAGACGGACGGGGCCGAGTCGGAGATCGTGTTGGCAGATGGCGACGACATCGAATTCGGGTACACGTCGGTCGAGCCCCAATCGAGCGCGGACGACCCCGAGGAGATCACCACTGCGACGCCACCGGAACCACCCGAAGCGGTCTTCGAAGGCGAGTGGATCGACGAGACGCTCGATCGAGTGGCCGATCAATCGCAGTGTTCGGTGACGACGGCTCGCCGGGCGCTCGTCGTGTTGGCTCGAGAGGATCCACTCGAGTCGAAAACGGTCGCCAGTGCGGTCGGTCGATCGACGGTTGCAGTCCAGGGGATGCTCTCTGAGTTGCGAACCGAAGGGCTACTCGATCGGCCGGCGGAACGAACCTACACGCTCAGTACGGACGTTCGGTCGAAACTGCACACGATGGCGAGCGAGGAGTAA
- a CDS encoding DegT/DnrJ/EryC1/StrS family aminotransferase, with protein MISESPSLFVWSLSEPRPAGIESFLNHHANAMTPYGSGKSALRDGLAGLVEPGENVLIPAYLPDAVCEPFQELGLEIRYYRLEETLAPNLADVERRLDDETAAVMSVNYFGFPQPGLEEFTALLEEYDCYHIDDNAHAPLSVDNGTLLGTRGDLGITSLWKILPIPNGSVLYCNTDAVADALEPSSLAGVSETFRLSDYQFIAKSFALDLLNKSTVVRRSVDTLVAGHSSVSPNPSARYEASKTTMSKLSARVIEKANPDSIRASRRANYRAWLRLFDHRSDVDVLFESLSDGLCPQVFPVRTPNPQELLDTLEQAGVGGAHTWPRLSSTVENDPTYELSSRLASEVVVLPVHQHIDPTSIDVVGEQLH; from the coding sequence ATGATCAGTGAGAGCCCATCGTTGTTCGTCTGGTCGCTTTCTGAGCCCCGACCGGCCGGTATCGAGTCCTTCCTCAACCACCACGCGAACGCGATGACGCCCTACGGCTCTGGGAAGTCTGCCCTCCGCGACGGACTCGCCGGACTCGTCGAACCCGGCGAAAACGTGCTCATCCCGGCGTACCTTCCAGACGCCGTTTGCGAGCCGTTTCAGGAACTCGGCCTCGAGATCAGATACTACCGACTCGAGGAAACCCTCGCACCGAATCTTGCCGACGTCGAACGGCGCCTCGACGACGAGACGGCCGCAGTCATGTCGGTCAACTACTTCGGGTTCCCACAACCGGGACTCGAGGAGTTCACCGCGTTGCTCGAAGAGTACGACTGCTATCACATCGACGACAACGCCCACGCGCCGCTGAGCGTCGACAATGGAACATTACTCGGTACTCGCGGCGACCTCGGCATCACGAGTCTCTGGAAGATCCTCCCGATTCCGAACGGTTCGGTGCTCTACTGTAATACCGACGCCGTCGCCGACGCGCTCGAACCGTCCTCGCTCGCTGGCGTTTCCGAGACGTTTCGGTTGTCCGACTACCAGTTCATCGCCAAGTCGTTCGCACTCGATTTGCTCAATAAGAGCACCGTCGTGCGACGGTCGGTCGATACGCTCGTCGCGGGTCACTCGTCGGTCAGTCCGAATCCGAGCGCCCGCTACGAAGCCAGCAAAACGACCATGTCGAAACTCTCGGCACGCGTCATCGAGAAGGCGAACCCCGACTCGATCCGCGCTTCTCGGCGGGCGAACTACCGGGCCTGGCTCCGACTGTTCGATCACCGATCCGACGTCGACGTCCTCTTCGAGTCGCTTTCAGATGGACTCTGCCCGCAGGTGTTCCCGGTTCGAACGCCGAACCCACAAGAACTCCTCGACACGCTCGAGCAAGCCGGCGTCGGTGGCGCACACACCTGGCCGCGACTCTCGAGTACCGTCGAAAACGACCCCACCTACGAACTGTCATCTCGACTCGCCAGTGAGGTCGTGGTCCTTCCCGTCCACCAGCACATCGATCCGACGTCGATCGACGTCGTCGGTGAACAGTTGCACTAG
- a CDS encoding alkaline phosphatase family protein translates to MDDSTDDRDMQLLVIGLDAGCRSILDPLCEDGKIPTLADLIDRGTSGPLESQIPPWTGSAWPSMYTGKNPGKHGVYDFLSFDGYEWDVVNATYVRERPVWELLSEHGLSSVVVNVPVTHPPREFNGALIPGMTAPEDPPCHPEGILEDVKLACDDYHVYPQSTDAPEQSIEGYERTIECRGEAFQYLCRRENPDFGFVQFQQTDTVFHERPGDKAAIEAVYQAVDEQVADILETTDPKNVLVVSDHGMGKITGTEFRVNEFLRDHGYLEAKKGGEGMPNWSKSWENDLLEGEDAGNHDDGSLATVMNVAAKAGITTQRIANALDTVGLKEPIGRRVPNEMIRAASEQVDFPESKAYVRSKSELGIRINLEGREPNGQVASAEYDEVRQELIDLLSDVTTPDGEAMFEVVAPRELYFDGPHLEDAPDILTVPDDFDNAIVADVGMDHFGEPMEPWNHKQTGFVAATGEDFEEGVPLEEATIFDVAPTICTLFDVPIDVEMDGIPLPVVEGSTEESYPDYEPDPISVTDDDAVEDRLSDLGYL, encoded by the coding sequence ATGGACGATTCGACGGACGACAGAGACATGCAATTACTGGTAATTGGACTCGATGCTGGCTGCCGGTCGATTCTCGACCCGCTGTGTGAAGACGGGAAGATTCCAACGCTGGCGGACCTCATCGACCGAGGGACCAGCGGCCCGCTCGAGTCACAGATCCCACCGTGGACGGGCAGCGCCTGGCCGTCGATGTACACGGGGAAGAACCCCGGCAAACACGGCGTGTACGATTTTCTCTCTTTCGACGGCTACGAGTGGGACGTGGTGAACGCGACCTACGTTCGAGAACGACCGGTCTGGGAATTATTGAGCGAGCACGGCCTCTCGAGCGTCGTCGTCAACGTGCCGGTGACGCACCCGCCCCGGGAGTTCAACGGGGCCCTCATTCCGGGGATGACCGCGCCGGAAGACCCACCGTGTCACCCTGAGGGGATCCTGGAGGACGTCAAACTTGCGTGCGACGACTACCACGTCTACCCACAGAGTACGGACGCGCCGGAGCAATCCATCGAGGGCTACGAACGGACGATCGAGTGCCGAGGTGAGGCGTTTCAGTACCTCTGCCGGCGGGAGAATCCCGACTTCGGTTTCGTGCAGTTCCAGCAGACGGACACCGTGTTCCACGAGCGACCGGGTGACAAAGCGGCGATCGAAGCCGTCTATCAGGCCGTCGACGAACAGGTGGCAGATATCCTCGAGACGACCGATCCGAAGAACGTGCTCGTCGTCAGCGACCACGGAATGGGCAAAATCACGGGAACGGAGTTCCGCGTCAACGAGTTCCTGCGGGATCACGGCTACCTCGAGGCCAAGAAAGGCGGTGAGGGGATGCCCAACTGGTCGAAATCCTGGGAGAACGACCTCCTCGAGGGAGAAGACGCCGGCAATCACGACGATGGTTCCCTCGCGACCGTCATGAACGTCGCCGCGAAGGCTGGGATCACGACTCAGCGAATCGCGAACGCACTCGATACGGTCGGACTCAAGGAACCGATCGGGAGACGGGTGCCCAACGAGATGATTCGTGCGGCGAGCGAGCAAGTCGACTTTCCGGAGTCGAAAGCCTACGTTCGCTCGAAGAGCGAACTCGGCATCAGAATCAATCTCGAGGGGCGAGAGCCAAACGGGCAGGTGGCATCCGCTGAGTACGACGAGGTTCGCCAGGAACTCATCGACTTGCTCTCGGACGTGACGACGCCCGACGGCGAGGCGATGTTCGAGGTCGTCGCACCACGGGAACTGTACTTCGACGGACCACATCTCGAGGACGCCCCGGATATTCTCACCGTCCCGGACGACTTCGACAACGCGATCGTCGCCGACGTCGGGATGGACCACTTCGGCGAGCCGATGGAGCCCTGGAACCACAAGCAAACCGGGTTCGTCGCGGCGACGGGTGAGGACTTCGAGGAGGGGGTCCCGCTCGAGGAGGCGACAATTTTCGACGTCGCACCGACGATCTGTACGTTGTTCGACGTGCCGATCGACGTCGAAATGGACGGCATTCCACTGCCAGTCGTCGAAGGGAGTACGGAGGAATCGTATCCGGATTACGAACCGGACCCGATCAGTGTGACCGACGACGACGCGGTCGAGGACCGGCTTTCCGATCTGGGGTATCTCTAA
- a CDS encoding lipid II:glycine glycyltransferase FemX gives MAIEVTTLDPRTDADEWNRYVERSAGTNPFFRAEALRLQADDTGSDVHLLAGFKGQESVGLFPVFEYAKGPITGVFSPAPHSWSCYLGPAMVNVDKLKQRKADRRTKRFLDGCLEWIDREISPLYTKFVASAEFDDVRPFIWNGYDVKPGYTYIVDLEGSEEDLLNRFSSDARSNVRNADEDAYVIEEGTNDDVERIVEQVANRYESQGQSFRLTPEFARSVHEQLPDGAIRPYVCRVDGEFLGGILIAESKTTRYRWQGGVKPDTEVDLPINDLLDWHAMRDGLRDGLETYDLVGAGVPSINRYKAKFNPRLETHYEITSGAFGVDFLVDQYQKHR, from the coding sequence ATGGCTATCGAAGTGACGACACTCGATCCACGAACCGACGCAGACGAGTGGAACCGCTACGTCGAGCGATCAGCTGGAACGAACCCGTTCTTTCGGGCGGAAGCACTGCGGCTTCAGGCGGATGATACGGGATCCGACGTCCACCTGCTGGCCGGCTTCAAAGGCCAGGAATCCGTCGGACTGTTTCCGGTCTTCGAATACGCGAAGGGGCCGATTACCGGCGTCTTCTCGCCAGCGCCACACTCGTGGTCGTGTTATCTCGGCCCGGCGATGGTCAACGTCGACAAACTCAAACAGCGAAAGGCCGACCGACGAACGAAACGGTTTCTCGACGGCTGTCTCGAGTGGATCGATCGCGAGATTTCGCCGCTGTACACGAAGTTCGTCGCCTCGGCGGAGTTCGACGACGTTCGGCCGTTCATCTGGAACGGCTACGACGTGAAACCGGGGTACACGTACATCGTCGACCTCGAGGGGTCCGAGGAGGACCTCTTGAATCGTTTCAGCAGTGACGCGCGGAGCAACGTGCGCAACGCCGACGAAGACGCCTACGTGATCGAAGAAGGAACGAACGACGATGTCGAACGGATCGTCGAACAGGTGGCAAATCGGTACGAAAGCCAGGGCCAATCGTTCAGACTGACGCCGGAGTTCGCCCGCTCGGTGCACGAGCAACTCCCCGACGGCGCGATCCGACCGTACGTTTGCCGCGTCGACGGCGAGTTCCTCGGTGGGATTCTCATCGCCGAATCGAAGACGACACGCTATCGCTGGCAGGGTGGCGTCAAGCCCGACACCGAAGTCGACTTGCCGATCAACGACCTCCTCGACTGGCACGCGATGCGAGACGGGCTACGGGACGGCCTCGAGACGTACGATCTCGTCGGGGCCGGCGTCCCGAGCATCAATCGCTACAAGGCGAAGTTCAACCCGCGACTCGAGACGCACTACGAAATTACGTCGGGAGCGTTCGGGGTGGACTTCCTCGTCGATCAGTATCAAAAACACCGCTAG
- a CDS encoding sigma-70 family RNA polymerase sigma factor, which yields MSATGSDSELETDADGEATDAADPTPLSELPPSSKLVYKVLEYEGSMTQEEIATESRLCPRTVRYALGKLESEALVASRVSLADARQSKYRIDE from the coding sequence ATGAGCGCAACCGGATCCGACTCCGAACTCGAGACAGACGCGGATGGGGAGGCCACCGACGCAGCCGACCCAACTCCGTTATCCGAGCTTCCGCCGAGTTCGAAACTGGTCTATAAGGTCCTCGAGTACGAGGGCTCGATGACCCAAGAGGAGATCGCAACCGAGTCCCGCCTCTGCCCGCGGACCGTCCGTTACGCACTCGGCAAACTCGAGAGCGAAGCCCTCGTCGCCAGTCGGGTTTCGCTGGCCGACGCTCGCCAGTCGAAGTATCGTATCGACGAGTAA
- a CDS encoding DUF7563 family protein, protein MSTEPTDAKWTPMMSGQQTTSPRCVNCGNQVTRQFSRVFGDNRDVVHACPDCATYREMKTSDFIPKESR, encoded by the coding sequence ATGTCGACGGAACCAACCGACGCGAAGTGGACGCCGATGATGTCTGGCCAACAAACGACCTCCCCACGCTGTGTCAACTGTGGGAACCAGGTCACCCGACAATTTTCCCGCGTGTTCGGCGACAATCGTGACGTGGTCCACGCCTGCCCCGACTGTGCGACGTACCGAGAGATGAAAACGTCCGATTTCATCCCGAAGGAATCCCGATAG
- the glmS gene encoding glutamine--fructose-6-phosphate transaminase (isomerizing), whose product MCGIIGRVGDGNALEPLLTGLENLEYRGYDSAGIAVQNGAGIDVEKRSGKVDELKQSIGDTPIEGEVGIGHTRWSTHGPPTDENAHPHTDETKDVAVVHNGIIENYADLKSELAEYGHTFTSDTDTEVIPHLIQYYLDDGLDNEAAFRQAIDDLEGSYAVTAMLSGEHVLYAARQGSPLVVGIEDGEYFLASDVPAFLEYTDSVVYLEDGDVVIVDDDGVTFSDLAGNPVTRESETVEWDPEQAGKGEYDHFMLKEIHEQPTALAQALEGRIDPENARISLGDFEPGTFDDISSVQFVACGTSYHAALYGSLTLKQAGIQSDALLANEYSVSAPPIDEETLVVAVTQSGETADTLNALRHAAAEGATTVTVTNVVGSTAAREADEALFIRAGPEIGVAATKTFSSQAVMLTLLGQRIVEDRFGEPAVDFETFLPELATMPSALDDILVRSDAEAIANRYEDSQSYFFIGRGLGFPVALEGALKFKEITYEHAEGFASGELKHGPLALVTPETPVFAVFTGEEDEKTLKNASEAQTRGAPLVAVCPEGHRALEVADAHLEIPETVPDLAGLLANVQLQLVSYYAADALDRPIDKPRNLAKSVTVE is encoded by the coding sequence ATGTGTGGAATAATCGGCCGCGTCGGTGATGGAAACGCTCTCGAACCGTTGTTAACCGGGCTCGAGAATCTCGAATACCGCGGCTACGATTCGGCTGGTATCGCCGTTCAAAACGGTGCTGGTATCGACGTCGAAAAGCGCTCCGGGAAGGTGGACGAACTGAAACAATCGATCGGTGACACCCCGATCGAAGGCGAGGTCGGCATCGGCCACACTCGTTGGAGTACCCACGGGCCACCGACCGACGAGAACGCCCACCCGCATACGGACGAAACGAAAGACGTGGCCGTCGTTCACAACGGCATTATCGAGAACTACGCCGACCTCAAATCGGAACTCGCCGAGTACGGGCATACGTTCACGAGCGATACGGACACCGAGGTCATTCCGCATCTCATTCAGTACTACCTCGACGACGGACTCGACAACGAAGCGGCATTTCGACAGGCTATCGACGACCTCGAGGGGAGTTACGCCGTCACGGCCATGCTGTCGGGCGAGCACGTCCTCTACGCTGCCCGACAGGGCTCGCCACTCGTCGTCGGTATCGAAGACGGCGAGTACTTCCTCGCGAGCGACGTCCCCGCGTTCCTCGAGTACACCGACAGCGTCGTCTATCTCGAGGACGGCGACGTCGTCATCGTCGACGACGACGGTGTGACCTTTTCTGACCTCGCTGGCAACCCGGTCACTCGAGAGTCCGAAACCGTCGAGTGGGATCCCGAACAGGCGGGGAAGGGTGAGTACGACCATTTCATGCTCAAGGAGATTCACGAACAGCCAACCGCGTTAGCGCAGGCGCTCGAGGGGCGCATCGACCCCGAGAACGCCCGCATCTCGCTCGGCGATTTCGAACCCGGTACGTTCGACGACATCTCGAGCGTCCAGTTCGTCGCCTGTGGGACGTCCTATCACGCCGCGTTGTACGGCTCGCTGACGTTGAAACAGGCTGGAATCCAATCCGATGCACTCCTCGCGAACGAGTACAGCGTCTCCGCGCCACCGATCGACGAGGAGACGCTCGTCGTCGCGGTGACGCAGAGTGGCGAAACGGCAGACACGTTGAACGCCCTGCGCCACGCCGCCGCCGAGGGGGCGACCACCGTGACCGTGACGAACGTCGTCGGTTCGACTGCTGCTCGAGAGGCCGACGAGGCGTTGTTCATCCGGGCCGGCCCAGAAATCGGCGTCGCCGCGACGAAGACGTTCTCCTCGCAGGCCGTCATGCTCACGCTGCTCGGCCAGCGAATCGTGGAGGATCGCTTTGGCGAACCCGCAGTCGACTTCGAGACGTTCCTCCCCGAACTCGCGACGATGCCGAGTGCACTCGACGACATCCTCGTTCGCTCGGACGCCGAAGCGATCGCGAACCGATACGAGGACAGCCAATCGTACTTCTTCATCGGCCGTGGACTCGGGTTCCCGGTTGCACTCGAGGGGGCACTCAAATTCAAGGAGATCACCTACGAGCACGCGGAAGGATTCGCCTCGGGCGAACTCAAACACGGGCCGCTCGCACTGGTAACCCCGGAGACGCCCGTGTTCGCGGTGTTCACGGGTGAGGAAGACGAGAAGACGCTGAAAAACGCGTCGGAGGCGCAGACCCGCGGCGCTCCGCTCGTCGCCGTCTGTCCGGAGGGCCACCGCGCCCTCGAGGTAGCGGACGCTCACCTCGAGATTCCCGAGACGGTTCCGGATCTCGCCGGGTTGCTCGCGAACGTCCAACTCCAGCTCGTCTCCTACTACGCGGCGGACGCGCTCGACCGGCCGATCGACAAACCACGTAATCTCGCGAAGAGCGTGACCGTCGAGTGA
- a CDS encoding cation:proton antiporter: MNTPLVINSFDVPLEDPVLVFTIAMAVFLVGPLLVKRLGQPGIVGIVLFGAAIGPGALEVVEHSDAIELLGEVGLIYLLFTVGLELDIQGFKEAPENAALFGLASFFIPFTIGTAATHLILGLDIWAALLLSSVFASHTLLAYPIVNRLGVTKNRAVTAVFGGILFTDTLALVVLAIVTGAVDGGLTVWLFVQVIGSLAILFGSALFVLPPVSRWFFQSFSEESYFEFLFVMVGIFAAASLAELLDLSGILGAFIAGIALNQMIPQGGTLMNRIEFVGNAFFIPFFLLHVGMLVDPSVILDGPETLQITALIVVVMVLGKGAAAWLVAEIQGYTTNERNVIFGLSVGQAAAALAITLIGFDAGLFGAEVLNAVVLMLLVTALLSPWVTERAARSVALEREVGDGDDSAKDPNILLPLSHNAELQQRLLELSFILKGEQGGEPVHVMTVIQPNGDRATETEVASVSEDLEGLAAAGSAAEVPIETETRVNHNIASGIVQGAVEVQSNQIIMGWDASSTFRHRIFGSTIDQVLEQTTLPVMISRLGHPINTTKRIFVVVPIGADHHEGFYEAVHSVKRIATSLGAELNVIVVDGSAHQFEQLFSLVEEDVPADFDEISDWSQLLTSLEDKTEDDDLVVTISPRRGDVGWHEELEDLPARLSELPPESFITIHPRQGEPEYDRQYLRLK; the protein is encoded by the coding sequence ATGAACACCCCTCTCGTCATCAATAGCTTCGACGTCCCACTCGAGGACCCAGTACTGGTCTTTACGATCGCCATGGCCGTGTTCCTCGTCGGGCCGTTACTGGTCAAGCGACTCGGCCAGCCGGGTATCGTCGGCATCGTCCTCTTCGGCGCGGCGATTGGCCCGGGTGCGCTCGAGGTCGTCGAACACTCGGACGCGATCGAACTCCTCGGCGAGGTTGGCTTGATCTATCTCCTGTTCACGGTTGGACTCGAACTCGACATTCAAGGGTTCAAAGAGGCACCGGAGAACGCGGCGCTGTTCGGCCTGGCGAGTTTCTTCATCCCGTTTACGATCGGGACGGCAGCAACGCACCTGATTCTCGGGCTCGACATCTGGGCAGCGCTTTTGCTTTCGTCGGTATTCGCCTCGCACACGCTGCTCGCGTACCCGATCGTCAATCGATTAGGCGTCACGAAAAACCGCGCCGTCACGGCGGTTTTCGGCGGGATTCTCTTTACGGATACGCTCGCGCTCGTCGTACTCGCGATCGTGACCGGTGCCGTCGACGGCGGACTCACCGTCTGGTTGTTCGTGCAAGTCATCGGCTCGCTCGCCATCCTCTTTGGGAGCGCATTGTTCGTGTTGCCGCCGGTGTCTCGGTGGTTCTTCCAGAGTTTCAGCGAGGAGAGTTACTTCGAGTTCCTGTTCGTGATGGTCGGTATCTTCGCCGCAGCGAGTCTCGCCGAACTACTCGATCTCTCTGGCATTCTTGGGGCGTTTATCGCCGGAATCGCACTCAATCAGATGATCCCACAGGGCGGCACGCTGATGAACCGAATCGAGTTCGTCGGCAACGCTTTCTTTATCCCGTTCTTCCTCTTGCACGTCGGCATGCTCGTCGACCCGAGCGTGATCCTCGACGGGCCGGAGACATTGCAGATCACCGCGCTCATCGTCGTCGTGATGGTCCTCGGCAAAGGCGCCGCGGCGTGGCTCGTCGCCGAGATTCAGGGATACACGACCAACGAGCGAAACGTCATCTTCGGCCTCTCCGTCGGGCAGGCCGCAGCGGCACTGGCGATCACCCTCATCGGTTTCGATGCCGGACTCTTCGGTGCGGAAGTGCTCAACGCCGTCGTCCTCATGTTGCTCGTCACGGCACTCTTGAGTCCGTGGGTAACCGAGCGCGCGGCGAGAAGCGTCGCACTCGAGCGCGAGGTCGGCGACGGAGACGACAGCGCCAAAGACCCCAACATCCTGTTGCCGCTGTCGCACAACGCCGAGTTACAACAGCGCCTCCTCGAGCTTTCCTTTATCCTCAAGGGTGAGCAAGGTGGTGAACCCGTTCACGTGATGACGGTCATCCAGCCAAACGGCGACCGGGCGACCGAGACGGAAGTCGCCTCCGTCTCCGAGGATCTCGAGGGGCTCGCGGCGGCAGGCAGCGCCGCCGAGGTCCCAATCGAAACCGAAACGCGCGTGAATCACAATATCGCGTCCGGGATCGTCCAGGGAGCAGTCGAGGTGCAGTCGAACCAGATCATCATGGGCTGGGACGCGAGTTCGACGTTCCGCCATCGGATCTTCGGGAGTACGATCGATCAGGTGCTCGAGCAGACGACGCTCCCCGTGATGATCTCACGACTCGGACACCCGATCAACACGACGAAACGGATCTTCGTGGTCGTCCCGATCGGGGCCGATCACCACGAAGGATTCTACGAGGCCGTCCACAGCGTCAAGCGAATCGCCACGAGCCTCGGTGCGGAGTTGAACGTGATCGTCGTCGACGGCTCGGCCCACCAGTTCGAGCAACTGTTCAGCCTCGTCGAAGAAGACGTCCCGGCGGATTTCGACGAAATATCCGACTGGAGCCAACTGCTGACGAGCCTCGAGGACAAAACCGAAGACGACGACCTGGTCGTGACGATCTCACCCCGTCGCGGCGACGTCGGCTGGCACGAGGAACTCGAGGATCTGCCGGCGCGATTGAGCGAGTTGCCACCGGAGTCGTTCATCACGATTCATCCGCGACAGGGCGAACCGGAGTACGACCGACAGTACCTGCGCCTGAAATAG
- a CDS encoding DUF5786 family protein, producing MGFGSYDESEQQQQTADDEDDVEAVNVHENDHDGKLSFESDATTDELVSQLGSMKDSDEE from the coding sequence ATGGGTTTTGGTAGCTACGATGAATCCGAGCAGCAGCAACAGACTGCCGACGACGAGGACGACGTCGAAGCAGTGAACGTTCACGAAAACGATCACGACGGGAAATTGTCGTTCGAATCCGATGCGACGACCGACGAACTCGTCTCGCAACTCGGCTCGATGAAAGACAGCGACGAAGAGTAA
- a CDS encoding helix-turn-helix domain-containing protein: protein MGDLSVSTEHQEYDRDGTVLESQADGGIVTQLRLEHPSLLLGPTLRRVPTVTVTPEYWTTVETGRTLVFCSVSGESFDAFETALAVDPTVTEPVLVDRYPDRRIYRLVRTDETIPIIARAASVGGRLLDLSSSRDGWLAQFHFPSRDRLISFNECCREREISVSVDHLRVSDDDDDGVVALTDKQQQLLAVAYEEGYFEVPRGISQDELAERLGVSKSAVSQRLRRAIGQLCTSTLCQR from the coding sequence ATGGGAGATCTCTCTGTGAGCACCGAGCACCAAGAATACGACCGAGACGGGACGGTTCTCGAGTCGCAGGCCGACGGCGGCATCGTCACCCAACTCCGACTCGAGCACCCTTCGCTGTTGCTCGGGCCAACGCTGCGTCGCGTACCGACCGTGACGGTCACGCCGGAGTACTGGACGACCGTCGAGACGGGGCGCACGCTCGTGTTCTGTTCCGTCTCCGGCGAGTCGTTCGACGCCTTCGAAACCGCCCTCGCGGTCGACCCCACGGTTACCGAACCAGTGCTCGTTGACCGCTACCCCGACCGACGGATCTATCGCCTCGTTCGAACCGACGAGACGATCCCAATTATCGCTCGAGCCGCGTCGGTCGGCGGCCGCCTGCTCGACCTCTCGAGTTCGCGCGACGGCTGGCTCGCGCAGTTTCACTTCCCCAGCCGAGACCGACTAATTTCGTTCAACGAGTGCTGCCGAGAGCGAGAGATTTCGGTCTCCGTCGATCATCTTCGGGTGTCGGACGACGACGACGACGGCGTCGTCGCACTGACGGACAAACAACAACAACTCCTCGCCGTCGCCTACGAGGAGGGTTACTTCGAGGTGCCTCGTGGCATCTCACAGGACGAATTGGCCGAGCGACTCGGTGTCTCGAAATCCGCCGTCTCACAGCGGTTACGTCGGGCAATTGGTCAACTTTGTACGTCGACGCTGTGTCAACGGTAG